GGTCGCGCCGTGCGACCAGTTCAATCGCGGCAATGTCATCGCGATGAACTCGGTGTACAGCAACATGCTTGGCGCTATCCTCACCAGCTGCCCGGTGCAGCCGCCCACGCTCCACATTACAGCCGCCGGCGCGAGCGAGAGTGTCGGCGGCAAAACGCTGCCCAACGCCACTGTCGATATCTTCTCCGACGACAACGACCAGAGCCGCACCTATGAAGGGACTGTTCAGGCCGACGCCGCCGGCAACTTCACATTCGCGCCGCCCGCAGGCACCTTCACCGGCGTGAATGTGACGGCAACCGCCACCGACAGCGGCGGCAACACATCGGCGCTGGCGCAGCATGCACATCTGCTCTGGACACTCATGCTCTACCTGAGCGGCGACAACGACCTCAGCAAAGTCATGTCCGATCTAGTCGATCGGATCACGGCTGATGGGCCGAGCCGGCGCGCGAATGTGATCGCGCTGATCGACGGCCGGTCAGGTGCGCGGGCGCGCGGCGCGCTCTACGATCTTACCCGCGGGCAGCCCACCGAGCTGGCTCTGCCCGCGCAGATCGTCGACAGCAACGGCGAGCTCGACATGGGCGACCCGCTTACGCTCGAGACGTTTGTCGGTCTGGTGCGCGCCAACTACCCCTCGCGCTACACGCTGCTCTCGATCATCGATCATGGCGGCGGCTGGGCGCCTAGCAGCAAAGATTACATCCCCGGCGCCACGCCACACCACCGCGGCTGGCTGGCCGGCAGCAACGGCCTGAGCTGGGATTTCAACCCCGGCAAAGGCAATGGCGATTACGACTACCTCGATAGCCCCGAGCTGCACCAGGCCTTCGCGGCAATCTCGCACAACGGCACCAACAAGCTCAACATCGTATATTACGATGTGTGCCTGATGGGCATGATCGAGGTGGCCTACCAGATCAAAGATTACGCCGGCATTTTTGTGTCGTCGCAAAACATCGGCTGGGCGCCCGACGGCCCACAGAACCGCTATGTCCGGACGATCCAGGGAATTCTGCCAACCACTACGCCGCACGCAATGGCTACGCTGCTGGTTCAATCGTACCGCGACTCGCTGCCTGTGCCGGCAACCGGCAAACCGTTCGCGCACCCGTATACCATCGCGGCGGTCGAACTTGCCAAGCTGCCGGCTGTTATCGCCGCGACCCGCCAGCTCGGCATCGCTATAGCCCAGCGCGTCACAAACGCTACAAAGGCGGCAGTGCTGAAAAGCGCCTACGATAGCACGCAGAAGATCGACTACGACAGCGATTTCAAGATCGAACCAACCGACGGCTTCGTCGACCTGGCCGACTTCGCTGCGCACGTGGCCGGCCAATTTAACGACCCGGTGATCAGCCAGCATGCCAACGACACGATCGCCATGATCAAGGCAGCGGTTTTCGCCAAGCAGCAGCAGAGCGGCAACCCCTGGAAATATCCCGATCGGCAGTGGAACCTGGATCACGTCAACGGTCTGTCGATCTTCTTACCGCTTGGCGAAGACTTGATTCTGCCGGTTGCACCCGTGCTCGCGCAGCCAGGCCCAACTAGCAACCTGTATTTACGCGATACCTACACCAACACCCAGCTGCTATTCGTTAACGCGAGCGATTGGCGCGCGCTGATCGAAAAGTATTACCGGATCGTTCCAGTGCCAACCAGCGTGATCACTCACCCGGTCGATGGTCTGCTGGCAGCCGATATCACGCCACCGACCACGATCATCACCGTCACACCTGGGCTGGCCGGTCTGCGCCAGAACCAGCCGGTGACGATCGCCTGGTCGTCGGTCGATCGGCAGATGAATAGCGACGGCAGCACCACTGGCGCAGGCGTCGGCGGCGCGACGCTGTGGTACTGGCCGCCGGGCGGCCAGTGGGGCGTGGCCGGCACCGACAAAACGACCAGCGGCGAATTTCAGATCACCTTAGCGGCGCCCGGCTGCCATGCTTTCGCTGTGCGCGCGATCGACAACGCCGGCAATATCGAGCCGTTCCAGTCGGGGCAGAACTACTTCTTCGGCACACTGCCGGTGGGAGCATGCCCGGCCGCCGTATACCTTCCGCTCGCCGTGAGTTCCAGCCGCGTGCGGAACAATTCACAACGTGAATTGACACCTTGACAGGCTGTTTGAAAGGGTGATTTGGGGCGACTTGGCCCTTCACACTCCCGGCTCTTCAGACAGCCCATGCAGATTCACTGGTCTGTCGGCTGCGGCCCAGCGGTACTGCGTGGTTATTTGTTTTCGGTTTTGTGCTCGTAGCGCACAAATCGAAAACAGTAGAACATACGGTACCATGCTGCCGCAGGCAAAACCACCGACCGCAGAGCGTACTCTACGTCCGCGTTCGTCCGTGCTCGTCCGCGTCCCAACCCCGTCAGTCTGAACAGGTACCAACCATGTAAGCCATGTTATTTGAGTGAGATGGCGGCAGCATCATATGGTACAATGGCTGCCGTTCGCGCGTGCGGCGGTCGCTCGCGCCCGAGCATCGAAGGTGCCTATGCCACGCGCATCGACGCCGCCCGCAGTCGTGCTCCCCAGCTTCGAAGTCAGCCTATTCCGCACCAACATCGACGAGCTGAAATGGTACCTCGCTGCGGGCGCTGGTGCCTGTGCCGCCGCCCATCCAGCTGAGCGGCCAGCCCGCCGATGAGTTCCCGCAAACTGTGCGCGTGTTCTTCGACGATATGACCCGACGCCTGGGGGCGCTGCGCGACTCGGGCAAACAGCTGCTGCTCGAGGCCGACGACCCATTCCTGCTGACCGAGCTGGCCAACCGCCCGGCGCTGCGCACGCTGGTGCGGCTGGCTACGGTTGGCGAGCGCCCGGCGCTGCTGGTGCCCGACGAGGATGAGGCCGCTGTCCGCCGCCAGCTCAAAAAGCTGGGCTACCTGCCGAAGAAGGCCTGAGGCGCGGCCAATGCGCCTTCGGCTGCAAAGCACTACCAAGGAGCTGTTATGAACCCTGCCGACACGCTCACGACCCTGTTTAACCACAACCTATGGGCCAACCTGCGCCTGCTCGAACAATGTGCCAAGCTGACCAGCGAGCAGCTCGACGCCACCCTTTCCGGCGGCTATGGCTCGATCCACGCTACCTTGCAGCACATCGCCACGTCCGAGCAGTCGTACTTCGCGCGCATCACTACCGGCCTACCACGCCGCCGGCCGGGAGACGCCCCACCCATGACGATCACAGAAATCGTCGAATCGCTGCGTACCACTGGCTCCGGCCTGGTGGATTGGGCGCCTAAGGTACTGGCCGATGACACTGTGCAGGTCGACTGGGAGGGCACGCCGCGCGATGTGCCAAAGACGATCATCCTCACTCAGGCGATCAACCATGCCACCGAGCACCGCGCCCAGATCATGGCGATCTTGACGCAATTGGGGATCCAACCACCCGATTTGGATAGCTGGTCGTATTTCGACGAGCTGGCGCTATAGAAAGAACTCAACCAACATGCTCGACTCGCGCTTCTTCTTGAATCCTGCCGCCGCCGCATACACCGCCCCTGCCCCGGCCGGCGACCCGCTGGCGCTGCACCGGCTGCTGCCGGGCTACGCGCCTACGCCGCTGGTCGCGGCGCCGCAGCTGGCCGCCACGCTCGGGCTGGGCCAGGTGTGGGTGAAGGACGAGTCCGAGCGCATAGGCTTGCCGGCCTTCAAGATCCTGGGTGCGGCCTGGGCCACCGCCTGCGCGCTGCTGCGCCGGCTTGGCCAGGCTGAATTGGGCTGCGGCAGCCTGGCCGAGCTGGGCGAGCTAGTGGCGCCGCTGCGCCCGCTCACACTGGCCGCCGCCACCGATGGCAACCACGGCCGCGCGGTCGCGCATATGGCCCGGCTGCTCGGGCTTGGCGCACAGATCTTCGTGCCACGCGGCACCGCCCAGGCGCGCATCGACGCAATCACCGGCGAAGGCGCAGCAGTGACGGTGGTCGACGGCGGCTACGACGCGGCGGTGGCGCGCTCGGCGGCGCTGGCCGGCCCCGGCTGCCTGGTAATCTCCGACACCTCGTGGCCCGGCTACGAGGATACCCCGCGCGATGTAATCGCCGGCTACGCCACGATCTTCCACGAGATCGACCGGCAGCTCGCCGATATGGCTGCGGCACCGCCCGATCTCGTACTAGTGCAGGTAGGCGTCGGCGCGCTGGCGGCCGCGCTGGTGCGCCACTACCGCCGCGCCGGCAGCCCACACCGGCCGCAGCTTGTCGGCATCGAGCCAACGCGGGCCGCCTGCGTGCTGGCCTCGCTCCAGGCCGGGCAGATCGTCAGCATCCCCGGCCCGCAAGACTCGATCATGGCCGGGCTGAACTGCGGCACGCCTTCGCTGGTCGCATGGCCCGATCTGTCTGCCGGCCTCGACGCGCTACTGGCGATCGACGACGAGCGTGCCCGCGCGGCGATGCGCGCCCTGGCCGCCGATGGTATCGTCGCCGGCGAGACGGGCGCCGCCGGTGCGGCTGGCCTGCTCGACCTGTGTGCCACGGCCGCGCTCGCGCCGCTACGCGCCGCAATCGGGCTGGCGCCCGGCGCCCGCGTGCTGCTGCTCTGCACCGAAGGCGCCACCGATCCGATCGCATATCGGCAGATCGTCGGCAGCGCGGCCGTGCTATAACACGGGTGCTAGGCTGCTGCGCGGCTCAAAGCCGCGTTTTCACCTGCGGCAGCATGATACGTGTCTATCATTCATTGTCACGAGTTACGCGGTTGCCCGCGTTTCGGGTAATTGCTGCCGCAGGCAAAACCCACCGACTGCATACATCAATATAACGTGATCGAATAGAGACAAACGCCATGCGCCTGCGCCTGATCATCGCCGCCCTTACCCTGATCGCTGCGCTGCTGCTGCTGCCGCAGTTCCTCTCGGACTACGCTCAAGACTACGCGGCCGCGCGCGCGTGGCTGCACGGCGCCGACAGCAACGGCCGCACTGCCGACCTGCTGGCCGAGTGTTGTGCCGCCATGGCGCCGCTTTACGGCGGCATGCAAACGGCTCACCCGCCCTTCGCCACCTTGCTCGCGCTGCCGCTGGCCTGGCTGCCCTGGCCGGTCGCACGGCTGGCCTGGCTCGTGCTCTCGTGGGCCGCGATCGTCGGCGCCTGGCAGATCGGCCGGGTCGCCCCAGCGGTGTGCGCGGCCACTGCCAGCTTCTGGATCATCGCGCTCGGGCTAGGCACCCACGAACCGCTGCTGTTCCTGCTGCTGGCGCTGGCACTGCACCTGGCCGAACGCCGCCCGCGCGTGGTTGGCGCCCTGGTTGGCCTATGCGCGGCCATCAAGGTCTACCCGATCGTGGTGATCGGTGGGCTGCTGGCGGCGCGCCGCTATGCCCAGGCGGCTATCGCGCTGGCGACGGGTGCGCTCGCGCTGCTGCTGTGCGAGCTGGTGCTCGGGCTGGGCGTCACACGCGGCTGGCTGCGCTTCGTGCCGATCAACACGCAGTTCTATGTCGACAATATCGGCAACGGATCGCTGGTGCGGCTGGTGCGCGCCGTGGTGCCTGGCGCGCCACCTACGCCGGTGGCGCTGGCTGTGCTGGCCTTGCTGAGCTTGCCGCTGCTGCCGCGCCTGCGCCGCAGCGACTGGCTGCGCCCGCTGGTGCCGGTGATGCTATTGGGGTCGCCGCTCAGCTGGCGCCACTATATGGGCCTGGCCGCGCTCGACCAGCTGGGTTGGGCCGAGCAGATCGCGCTGGCGCTGGCCGGCCTGGCCGCGCTGCTGATCGGCATGGGTGTGTTGCCGGCCGACAATATGGCGCCGGTGGTGCAGGGGCCATTGCTGATCGTGCTGATCTGGATGTGGTACCGCGCCAGCCGCCCGGCTGCGGCCATTCCATCGGCCGCGCCGCAGCAGGCCGCGCCGCTGCCCGAGGAGCGCTAACGCACTGTAGCGAAGCCTACTGCACGCTGGCGTCTGCCGGCTGCACACTGCACGCGGCACGCTCGCTCCGCACCAGGTAGGCCAGCAGCCCAACATAGATCACCAGCCCATAGATCGCCGGCGTGAGCAGCAGCAGCCCAAAGCGCACATGCAGCGTATTGTACAGCCACGGATTCCAATCGGTCCAGGCCGGCGGCCAGCATACCAGTGCCGTGCCGACGATCAGCCAGGCGCGGATGCGCCGATCGTTGTTCAGCTCAAGATAGCGCAGCACCGCCAGCAGCGGCATCAGGAGCACCACGAAGGTATACGCGCCATTCGAGGGCGAGAGCAGCATCATGCCGCATAGCCACACCCCGAAGCGCAGCTGCTCGCCCAGCGCGCCGGCCGCAGCACGGCTGGCCCATACGCACACCGCCAGCACCGCCAGGCCAGATGCACCAATCAGCATGCGCGCCAACCACGGCGCGTGCATCAGCGCTACACCGTAGTCGTTCGCTATCAGCAGCCGGCCCCAGAAGCCAAACAGCGAAATATTGTGCTCGCCGAAGTACGGGTAGTCGCGCCCGAGCACCACTTTGTTCAGGTAGTTGATGTATGGGCCGGCACCATGTAGCAGCAGCGAGAGCGCTACAATCACCAGGCCGGCCGCAACACCACGCCCCAGCACGCCGCGCCGCCGCAGTGCGAAGTAGCCGGCCAGCGCCGCCGGGTAAATCTTGATCAGCGCCGCCAGCGCCAGCAGCGTGCCGGCCAGCCACGAGCGGCGGCGCGCCAGCGCAAAGCTGCCGATCATCACCAGCGCCATGAGGATGCTGATCTGGCCCAGCTGCAGGCTTATGCGTGTCGGCGGCGCGATCACCAGCAGTAGCGCCAGCACGCCCCAGTAGCGCCGCGCCAGCGCCGAGCGGCTCAGCCGGATGCAGACGGCGAGTAGCAGGCCTAGCAGCAACATATTCACACCAAACCAGGCCAGCTGGCCCTGGCGTTGCGTCAGCCAGCCAAACGGCACGATCGCATATGCAAATAGCGGCGGGTAGACGTAGGCAATCGCTGGTTGGTTGCCGCGAATCAGCGCGTAGGGGTCGCCAAACTGCACGATCGAGCGCGCGCCCTGCCAGTAGTACTGAAAGTCGTCCGGGTCGGGCGCCAGCGTCAGGAAGATCAGCGCCAGCCAGGCCAGCGCCAGCACCAGCGCCACGGCATTCCAGAGCCGCACGCGCCCGCTCGTGGGGCGCCAGGATGTCGCTACGATCGGCTGCTTGGTCATTGCCATATCAGGGTTGTTGGCTCATGAACAGGAGTTACGCGGTGGTGCGTGGTGTACCGGCCCGTGCCTGCGGCAGCTATGGTACGCTACTATCTTCGTGTACGCCGCACCTTAATCGAAACGTACCGCGCTGCCGCAGGCTACAAACGCCGGCTGCGTACGTTCTGTCATTAAACAATCGAAGATCCCTATAGTGCGCGATCGGCCAGCATACCGTCGCGCACAGCCCAGAGCTGGCACGCCAGCAACACGAGCGCGCCGCTGAGCGGTAGCAGCTGCACCACCGCCAGCAGGCCCGACGGCGCATGGTACGCCAACGAAGCGGTGGCGATCAGAAAGTATGCACCGGCCAGCCAGGGTGCCTGCGGGCGCCGCATGCGCGAGAGCGCGTCTAGCCAGGGCAGGTACAATAGCACAAAATAGTGCTCCCAGATCACTGGCGGCACGAGCGTAAGCATGGTCATGCCGAGCGCGAACGCACGCGCCGGGTCCGATTTGATCCGCCACGACCCCAATGCCACCGCTCCGATGATCGCCAGCCGGATGGCCAGGCTCAGCTGTTCGGCAGGGCCGGCACCGATCGACATGTTGCGCAGCACACTCGCGATCGAGTTGTTTCCAGGGCTGTTCTGCCCCAGCGCGCGCTCCACACCAGGCAGCACCCTGGTGATATAGAACCAGCCTTGATCCCAGCCAACCAGCGCGAAGCTTCCGGCCAACACCACCACGGCTGTCAGCCCGGTTACGGCCAGGCAGCGCCAACGCCGCTGTAATACCAGCGGGCCGATCAGCAGCAGCGGGAAGATTTTGACCGCAATCGCCAGCCCCAGCAGCCCGCCCGCCGCCGTGTCGTGGCCACGCCGCAGGCACCACCAGCAGCCGGTCAGCAGCAGCAGTAGCATCAGCTGTGTCTGCCCCCAGAACAGGTGCGATTGCACCGGGGGGAAGTTGATCAGCGCCGCGATCAGCACCGGCAGCCACACGCGGCCAACCCGCTCGCGAATCGGCGCCGCTAACACCGAAAGCAGCAGTCCCAACGCCGATAGCCAGCAGATCAGCGAGCAGGCCGCCCAGATCCACCAGGCGAGCTGGTAGGTCGGTATCGGCAGCAGCAGCAGCGCCACCGGCGGTGGGTAGATGAACTGGTAGGCCCCATCGCGTAGCAGGTTGAAGTCGGGCCGGTACAGCGGCACTCCGGCGCGCAGCCGCAGCGCCCCGTCGAAGTACGAGACCAGGTCGGCCACCGGGGCGTCGGCGCGCTCGATCAGCGTCTGGGCCACCTTCGCGGCGAACAGCAGCACCACCAGTACGGCAAACCAGGCCGCAATCCGGCCCAGCCGATCCTGCCGTATACCATAGCTGCCGCGCGGCTCTTGCGCGCTGGTCTGTTCCATGATTTCTGCTCACAATTCCGATTGGCAAGCATGAATTTCGTGTGATAACCAGAAATGCGATTGCATCGTCCCGACGACCCACAACGACACAGGCTTCTGGCGGCACGCGCGCACAGCACCGGCCGGGCTATTGGATGCGCCGCTGCTCGGGCATAGGTGTTGCCGGCACTGCCGGCGCAGGTATCGGCGCCGGCTGCGGCCCGCCCGCCAGCATCCACGCCGCCAGCAGGTGCCCACACAAGATCCACGGTAGCAGTACCAGCGAGGTGCCATTCGCCAGGTCGAGCTGCATCGGCCCTTGCAGCACGCCCGCCAGCGCCAGCCCGGCCAGGCTCCAGTTGTTGGGGCGCGGCCGCAGCACCGGCATCAGCGCAACCATACTGTAGAAGCTGGTCTGCGGGAACGCGCCTGCCGCCAGCCACCACTGCCAGCCGCCGCGCCGGCTGCGATACCACAGCCAGGCTGCCAGCCCGAACAGCACGACGCTCGGCCCCTGCCAGGCGCCCATCTGTAGAATGCGCGCGCGGTAGGCCGGCAGCGCAGCCAGCCAGTCGGCCCAGATGCCTGGGTTCGCCAGCGTCGGCGGCAGGGCCAGCAGCAGCGTGCCCAGCGCGATGCCGCCCAGCAGGCGCCAGCGCTGCGGCGACTGCCGGTCGTGCCAGAGCAGCCACAGCAGCGGCAGCAGCGCGGCCTGCGGCTTGGTCATCGCCCAGGCGAGCGCCAGGCCCCACAGCCAGCCGCGCCTGGGCGCGCGCGCCGCCGCCCAGAGCACCAGGATGGCCATGAACGTGCTCTGGCCCTCGAACAGGTGCAGGAGCAGCGGCGACCACAACACCAGCAGCAGCTGCGAGCGCTGGGTCTTGCCGATCAGCACCCACCACAGCCCCAGCTCGAGCAGTGTCCACACGTAGTAGCCCAGCCCACCCAGCGGCACAAACAGCGCCAGCCAGGGCAGCGCGGTGGGCGGGTAGGCAAACGCACCAGCGCTGAATGAACCGAACGTGGCCGACGGCAGCTGCGCGTAGGGGTTCTGGCCGCTCAGCCAGGCCTCGGCCCCAGCCATAAAGATGCGCCAGTCGATCTGAAATAGCGTATCGAACAGCTCCGACATGGTTCGCCCTTGCTACGATTAGCGCACTCGCTGATACATCACATACCCGCCGATCGTGCGCAGCTCGCGAAACACGCCGCGATCGATCGCCGGCTGGTACAGCTCGTTCTCGCGCGCGAAGCGGCCGACCACCAGGTACTCAGGGTCGGCCACCAGCGGGTCGTAGGTGATCCGAGGCTGCTCTTGCAGCAGGCTGCGGCGATTCAGCTCGACATGCAGCTGGTCGGGCGGGTAGTGGTAGCTGCGATTCAGCAGAAAGTGCAGCTCGGTCTCATAGGTCTCGATCGTGCCCGGCCCGGCCTGGTTCAAGAGATCGGCAACCGCGAAGGCGCTGGTGTCGCTCGCCTGAATGTAGTTGCGGTTGAGCGTCATCAGCGTGAGTGACACCGCCAGCGCCAGCAGCACCAACAGCACCAGCGTGCTGGCCGCTTGCCAGCGCCGCGGCCCGCGCACCAGCTCGCCGGCACGGCCGAGCGTCGCCTGCAGATCGAAGCCGCAGGTCAGGTCGTGCAGCAGCAGGGCGGCAAACAGGCTGCCGAAGAATGTCGCCGGGAACATATAGCGCGGCACGCCCACCGAAAGCAGCACGTACCAGGCCAGCCAGCTGCCGGCCAGGCCTAGCATCGCCAGGCGCACCAATGCCACACCTAGCGGTGCGCGCTCCGGCTCGGCAGGCCGAAGCTGCCGCCAGGCGGCGTACGCCAGGCCCAGCAAGGTCGGCAGCCCGACGATCAGCAGCAGCTGCAGCGCGAACAGCCGGTTGAACGGCGTCAGAACCAGCGCAGTCACCGAGTACAGCCCGTCGATCGGCACCACCGGCAGCGTGTGGCCGCGCAGCCCTAGCCGGGCCAGCGGCGGCAGCGCGCACGAAACCAGCACCGCGCCGATCAAACTGGCGCCAAGCCAGGCGACAAGATCCCAGCGCCGCCGCAGCGCCACCACAGCTATGGGAAGCAGGAGCGACACACAGTAGAATGGCAGCGCCTGAGCTTTTGTCACCACCCCAAGCCCCCAGCCGAGCATGGCCAAGGCCCACCAGCGGCGCGAACGATTGAGCGCGAGCAGCATGCTCAGGTAGCCCAGCAGCATGTAGGCGAACATCGGCGTCTCGGCCAGCACCTGCCGGGCCATGATCAGCGGGTGCAGCTGCGGGTGCATCGGCATCAGCAGCGCCACGAACAGCGTGCCGACCGCAATGCGCCGGCTGTACAGCCTGGCCGCCAGCGCGTACAGCAGCAGCAGCGCCGCCGCCAGGAACAGCACGCCCACCAGCCGGCCCTGCCACACACCCACGCCCAGCAGCCGGAAGCTCAGCGCCACCGGCCCGGTGACGGTGATCGCCGCCTCGAGGCCGGGCGGCGCCGGCTGGCCATCCAGCAGCCGCCCGTAGAAGCCGCGCTCGGCCCAGTTGCGCGCCACCGATAGCGTCCAGCCTTCATCCCACCACATGGCCGGCCCGGCCAGATTCCACAGGCCAGCCAGCAGCGCCAGCAGCGCGATCACCGGGCCGGCCCAATCGCGGCCACGTGGGCGTGCCAATGCGACTTCAGCCTGGGATACGTTCATAGATCTTGTATGCGCCATAGCTGCGAATCAATCGGTATGACGGCGAACCTGGCACCATGTCGTAGAGTCCCCACATCTCACCGAACGAGCCAATCACAATATAGTCGGGCGCACCAGTCAGCGGCGCGTAGTCGATCGGTATGTCTTGCTGCAAAAATGTGCGGCGGTTTAGCGCGACATGCAGCCGATCGGGCGGGTAGTGGTAGGCCCGGTCGAGGAAGAAGTACAGCTCGGTCTCGTATGTCTCGATCCGCGCGCCTGCGGGCGTGGCGCTGTTTAGGAACGCGGCCGTCTCGGCCGCCGCCCGCTCGGGCGCAACGGCGTAGATCGCCTCGAGCACCTGCAAGCCGCGCGGCAGCGTCACCAGCGCCAGCGCCAGCACCAGCAGCGTGCCGATCGTCGCGCGGTCGAGCCGGCGCGCCGATAGCGCCGCCCGCAGTTGTCGCCCGGTCGCAGCCAGATCGAAGCCGTTGGTCAGGTCGGCCAGTAGCGCGGCGACAAACAGGCTGGCGACGAACAGCGCCGGGAACAGGTAGCGCACGAAGCCAACCGACAGCGCCGCAAACCAGGCCAGCCAGCTGCCGGCCAGCAGCAGCAGCATGCAGCGCAGCAGCGCCTCGGGGCTGTCGATCTGCAGCCTCTGGCGCAGCAGCCGCCATGCGGCATAGCCCAGGCCGAGCAGCGCCGGCATCCCACCCACCAGCGTCGTCTGCAGCGCGGCCAGGCGTACGCTCAGCACCGGCACCACTGCGGTAACCTCGACCAGCCCTGGCACCATAACGACTTCTGGCGCGCTTCCGCCCACGATCCACCGCTGCAGCAATGGCAGCAGCTCGACACATACGCCGGCGCCAAGCATGCCAGCGCCGATGAGCCCAGCAAAGCGCCAGCGGCGCTGCAGCAGCGCCAGCGCCAGCGGGGCCAGCAGCGACAGCGCCCAGAACGGCACGCCCTGCAGCTTCGTCAGCAGGCCCAGCCCCCAGAACAGCATGGCCAGCGGCAGCCACCCGGCCGAGCGACGCAGCGCCTGCAGGAAGAACAGGTAGCCCGCCAGCAGGTAGCATAGCATCGGCAGCTCGGCCAGCACCTGGCGGCCCAGCGCGAGCGCGTGCAGCTGCGGGTGGATCGGCGCCAGCAGCAGCACGCCTAGCGTCGCCCACGCGACCCGCCGGCTATACAGGCGGTCGGCAAGCTGGAACATCAGCGCCAGCGCGCCGAGCATGCACAGCGCGATCGGCAGCCGGCCCTGCCACACGCCCACGCCCAGCAGCCGCAAGCTCAGCGCCACCATGTCGGTCACTGGGAAGGCCGCCTCGAGGCCGGGCGGCGCCGGCTGGCCATCCAGCAGGCGCCCGTAGAAGCCGCGCTCGACCCACGTGCGCGCGACGGCCAACGTCCAGCCTTCATCCCACCATGGGCTGGTTGCATCCAGGCCCCACAGCCCGGCTACGAGCAGCCCAGCCACGAGCAGTGCCGGCGCAAGCCAGTGACGCAGCGCGCTCACTTGCGGGCCTCGTCGCTAATGCTGCTGCGGCCCAGCATCGCCGCCCCGCCCAGAAGGCTGATCGCCAGCGCGATCAGGCGGATGAGCAGCGCCGCGCTCAGCCCAAGCGCGGCCGGAACGCCGTAGGCGCCGAGCACCACTACGTACACGCCCTCGACGACGCCAATCCCGTTAATCGCGATCGGCAGCAACAACGACAGGCTGCTGAACACCACCAGCCAGATCGACACCGGCCACGGTGCGGCAATACCAAGCGCCAGTAGCACCGCTGCGTTTGCCACCACAATCGCCAGCTGGGCCGCGACCGAGAGCGCATAGGCCGTGACGAGCCGGCGCAGCCACTCGGCCAGCCCCCAGGGCGGCAGATCCCAGCGCGCGGCCTGGCGCCGCACGGCGGCGCGCCGGCTCCAGCCCAGCAGCGCCACGCCGATCACGCCCAGCGTCAGCACGCCTCCGGCTGCAATCGCGCCGGGCGCCGATAGCCGGGCGGGCAGCCCTAGATCGAACGGCAAACCGCCAATCAGGCCCAGCCCAATCAGCGCGCTCAGCGCCACCAGGCCCATCCCTCGATCGAGCACCACTGCAAAGAGCGCTCGCCCAAGCGGTACCGCCCGGCCCGAGAGCCCGGCCCGCACCGCGT
The sequence above is drawn from the Candidatus Kouleothrix ribensis genome and encodes:
- a CDS encoding right-handed parallel beta-helix repeat-containing protein; the encoded protein is MKPVLPRLALVALLAGAGLIPPRAQAAPPPVSSTADSGPGTLRQALLDALPGDQITFSTAAFPPGNPQAILLRSTLQINKANIRIDASNAGVILDGSQAPADTNGLTIAASNTVIQGLRIQNFRYGVDSGNGIYIAPGASSNQIGGSRTIGAGPNGQGNLIVRNGGNGIAISGPGALGNIILGNAIGVDASAAWDRGNARNGIALYAGAAQTTIGSADPNQRNVIAGNQQNGVWIAGDGTTQNNIIGNYIGTDLNGLGKVPNQGAGVALHNGAQANCVGGLAVAAPQPCSPATGNTISGNTGSGIDMLDANTSNNWVLANLIGLSRLGTSANGNALDGVRIVLGASANHIGDGSPAGRNIIGANAYDGVRIGDQLQNRFVADSATQGNYVQGNYIGSDKTGSQALGNGLHGVDIIEGTHGNLVGGDQPGQGNLLSGNRNHGLVMLFGAHHNTAWGNLVGPDSSGTFSLGFQPNGGIDIAEGAHDNMIGGLGAGQGNLISGNHTDGIALFDNSGKGTVGNQVLGNRIGLTLSGDQALPNIGYGILAVSGSSNTLIKGNTIGYNQAYGIWVAPCDQFNRGNVIAMNSVYSNMLGAILTSCPVQPPTLHITAAGASESVGGKTLPNATVDIFSDDNDQSRTYEGTVQADAAGNFTFAPPAGTFTGVNVTATATDSGGNTSALAQHAHLLWTLMLYLSGDNDLSKVMSDLVDRITADGPSRRANVIALIDGRSGARARGALYDLTRGQPTELALPAQIVDSNGELDMGDPLTLETFVGLVRANYPSRYTLLSIIDHGGGWAPSSKDYIPGATPHHRGWLAGSNGLSWDFNPGKGNGDYDYLDSPELHQAFAAISHNGTNKLNIVYYDVCLMGMIEVAYQIKDYAGIFVSSQNIGWAPDGPQNRYVRTIQGILPTTTPHAMATLLVQSYRDSLPVPATGKPFAHPYTIAAVELAKLPAVIAATRQLGIAIAQRVTNATKAAVLKSAYDSTQKIDYDSDFKIEPTDGFVDLADFAAHVAGQFNDPVISQHANDTIAMIKAAVFAKQQQSGNPWKYPDRQWNLDHVNGLSIFLPLGEDLILPVAPVLAQPGPTSNLYLRDTYTNTQLLFVNASDWRALIEKYYRIVPVPTSVITHPVDGLLAADITPPTTIITVTPGLAGLRQNQPVTIAWSSVDRQMNSDGSTTGAGVGGATLWYWPPGGQWGVAGTDKTTSGEFQITLAAPGCHAFAVRAIDNAGNIEPFQSGQNYFFGTLPVGACPAAVYLPLAVSSSRVRNNSQRELTP
- a CDS encoding DinB family protein; amino-acid sequence: MNPADTLTTLFNHNLWANLRLLEQCAKLTSEQLDATLSGGYGSIHATLQHIATSEQSYFARITTGLPRRRPGDAPPMTITEIVESLRTTGSGLVDWAPKVLADDTVQVDWEGTPRDVPKTIILTQAINHATEHRAQIMAILTQLGIQPPDLDSWSYFDELAL
- a CDS encoding diaminopropionate ammonia-lyase, giving the protein MLDSRFFLNPAAAAYTAPAPAGDPLALHRLLPGYAPTPLVAAPQLAATLGLGQVWVKDESERIGLPAFKILGAAWATACALLRRLGQAELGCGSLAELGELVAPLRPLTLAAATDGNHGRAVAHMARLLGLGAQIFVPRGTAQARIDAITGEGAAVTVVDGGYDAAVARSAALAGPGCLVISDTSWPGYEDTPRDVIAGYATIFHEIDRQLADMAAAPPDLVLVQVGVGALAAALVRHYRRAGSPHRPQLVGIEPTRAACVLASLQAGQIVSIPGPQDSIMAGLNCGTPSLVAWPDLSAGLDALLAIDDERARAAMRALAADGIVAGETGAAGAAGLLDLCATAALAPLRAAIGLAPGARVLLLCTEGATDPIAYRQIVGSAAVL
- a CDS encoding DUF2029 domain-containing protein, which encodes MRLRLIIAALTLIAALLLLPQFLSDYAQDYAAARAWLHGADSNGRTADLLAECCAAMAPLYGGMQTAHPPFATLLALPLAWLPWPVARLAWLVLSWAAIVGAWQIGRVAPAVCAATASFWIIALGLGTHEPLLFLLLALALHLAERRPRVVGALVGLCAAIKVYPIVVIGGLLAARRYAQAAIALATGALALLLCELVLGLGVTRGWLRFVPINTQFYVDNIGNGSLVRLVRAVVPGAPPTPVALAVLALLSLPLLPRLRRSDWLRPLVPVMLLGSPLSWRHYMGLAALDQLGWAEQIALALAGLAALLIGMGVLPADNMAPVVQGPLLIVLIWMWYRASRPAAAIPSAAPQQAAPLPEER